Genomic DNA from Nocardioides aquaticus:
GGCTAGGTTCACCACGTGCTCCGACTCGGCCGTCACGTCTTCACCGACGACACCACGCTGATGATGGCCATCGTCAACCGGACGCCCGACTCGTTCTACGACCGGGGGGCGACCTGGGCCGAGGACCGGGCCTTCGAGCGGGTCCAGCTCGTCGTCGAGCAGGGCGCGGAGATCGTCGACATCGGTGGCATCAAGGCGGCCCCCGGGGCCGAGGTCGACGCCACCGAGGAGAAGGCGCGGGTCGTCGACTTCGTGGGGCGGGTGCGCGAGGCGTACCCCTCGCTGGTGATCTCCGTGGACACCTGGCGCGCCGAGGTCGGCGACGCCGTGTGCCGGGCCGGCGCTGACGTGCTCAACGACGCCTGGAGCGGTGCAGATCCCGAGCTGGTCGACGTGGCTGCGACCCACGACGTCGCGCTTATCTGCACCCACACCGGGGGAGCGGTGCCGCGCACGCGTCCCTACCGGGTGGAGTACGACGACGTGGTCGCCGCGGCGATCGCCGACACCACGGCCTATGCCGAGCGGGCTCTGGCCGCCGGCGTTGCGCGGGAGTCGGTGGTGATCGATCCGGCGCACGACTTCGGCAAGAACACCTTCCACTCCCTCGAGCTGACTCGTCGCCTCGGCGAGATGGTCGACACCGGGTGGCCGGTGCTGGTGTCGTTGAGCAACAAGGACTTCGTCGGGGAGACCCTCGACAAGCCGGTGGGGGAGCGGTTGCTCGGCACGCTCGCCGCCACCGCGGTCTGCGCGACCGCGGGAGCCCGCATCTACCGGGTGCACGAGGTCGTCGAGACCCGCCAGGTCGTCGACATGGCCTGGAGCATCGCCGGGCGGCGGCTACCGGCGCGGGCGATCCGGGGGCTGCAGTGAACTCGGAGGTCGAGGAGCGAGCGCAGCGAGCGTCTCGAGACCCGGGCCGCATCGCGCTCGTGCCAGGCGCGCTCGCCCTGCTCCCCGAGTACGCCGGCCAGCAGGACCCCCTGGCTGAGCTTCGCGCCGCCTGTCGCGCCGCCGTGGCGTGGTTGTGCGAGCCGGGCGAGACGGTTGCGGTCCAGTGCGAGCACCAGAGCCTGCGGCTCGCGGAGCACCTGGTCGGCGAGGCCGGCGGGACCCTCCACCCGATCGACGACCGGCCCGCGCCGACGCTGGTGATCGGTAACGGGTCGGCCCGGCGTACCGAGAAGGCTCCGGGCCACCTCGACCCCCGCGCGGCGTCCTTCGATGCCGCGCTCGGCCGGGCCCTCACCTCGCCCGACCCGGCCGCGCTAGCCCGCCTCGACGGCACCCTTGCGCAGGAGCTCTGGGCCGACGTCGAGACGTTGCGGTGGCTCGGCGCCGAGGTCCTGACCGGCTCCGAGCGGGTCATGGTCGACTACGACGACGACCCGTACGGCGTGCAGTACTGGGTGCTGCGGTGGGAGCGCGACCAGGGCGTCGGCGGGTGACGGCTGTGCCGGAACCGTTGACAGGGTCGTCGCCCATCGCCACGCGTGCGGCCCGCCGTCCCAGGTAGAGCCCGCCACGGGGACGGCCGGCAGCACCAGCAGCATGCCGGTCGCGGGGGGCCGACGCGGCGCCGGGCTGTTTGAGTGGCGGCAGCGTGAGGGCGTCGGGTGGGAGGGGTGGGTGATCGCGGCCGACCCGCCGCAGGGTGGCGCGACGGAGGCGACGGTGCGGCAGTCGTGGGTGCCGGCGTCCTCGATTCGGCCCGTAGACGTCTGAGACCAATCCGGACGAGGGGTTGGTCCGAACCATCGTCGCGTGCTGCGGGTCGAGCCTCAGCCGGCGAGAGGGAGAACACTCATGGGGACTACCGGGGAACGACTCGCGCCCACGCTGATCAGCGTGGCGGTGACTGTTGGTTGCGCGTGCGGCGAGGAGAGCGTGTTCGACGAGCTCATGCTCGGAGCGGAGAACACGTGGCCTTGCAGTCACTGCGGTCGGCCCTTGTCGGTCTGGGTCGAGCGACCGGACGTGCGCTGCGATGGGGTGCGCTCCACCGACCGTTGAGGGTGGTCGGCCTGAAACGTAAGACGCCCCCGGCCCGTCATTGGGGGGGCGATGACCGGGGGCGCTGCCCCGTCCGCCAGATTTGGGGGTGGCTGACGGGACGCCAGGACCCTACCTGCCGCGGGCGATGGCCAAGCCGATGAGGATGCCGCCTAGGGCGGCGCCGAGGTGGGTCAGCAGAGAGAAGCCGCCGAGGGCGTACATATGGGTGCAGCGTGGGCCGGAACTCGGCAGGAGTCCGGGCCTAGCTGACGGCGCGGGCAGCCTCCTCGTAGACCCTCTCCATGCCAGCGACCATGGCCTCGAGCGAGAAGGCGCGGGGTCACCTCGAGCCTCGAGCGGCGGCTTTCGACACCAAGCTCGGCCGGTCGCTTGCCGCGCCCGACCCCGCCGCACTGGCCGGCCTCGACGGCACCCTCGCGCGGGAGGTCTGGGCTGACGTCGAATCGTTGCGGTGGCTCGGCGCCGAGGTCCTGACCGGCTCCGAGCGGGTCATGGTCGACTACGACGACGACCCGTACGGCGGCAGTACTGGGTGCTGCGGTGGGAGCGCGACCAGGGCGTCAGCGGGTGACGGCCGTGCCGGAACCGTCGACAGGGTCGTCGCCCATCACCACGCGTGCGGCCCACCGCCCCAGATAGAGCACCGCCACGGGGACGGCCAGCAGCACCAGCAGCAGCGGCGGCGCCCCGATCGCCACGGCGACGACCGAGACCAGCAGCAGCGCAGCCAGCATCACGGCGACGGCCTGCGTCTCGCGACGCCGGGTCGGCGCGGGAGCCCACCGGTCGAGGTCGCCCCGGAGATGGGGGAACCGGTCGTCGATACGTCGACGAAGGTCGTCGGCCATGGTGGTGTCCTCCCCGTCCGGGGTGTCCGGCCAGTCTCGCTCGGGTCCGAGGGCCGGGCTCATGACAGACGTCATCTCTGCCGGCGACGTGTGGGAGCGCCTGCTCTTCGCCCGCTGGATACCGTGACGGTGTGAGCCTCCACCAGACCCCGCAGCACCAGCGCACCCCCGACTGGGTGCGCGCCGCGATCTGGGCCGGCGGCTTCGTGGCGCTGCTGTGGGTGCTCGAAGGTGTCGACAAGGTGGCGTTCAACGAGTCCCTCGACGGCGAGGGCATCCGCCCCCGCAGCGAGGAAGGACTGCTGGGCATCCTGCTGGCGCCGTTCCTGCACGGCGGGTGGGGCCACCTGGTCGCCAACACGCTGCCTGCGCTCGTCCTGGGCTACCTCGTCCTGGCCTCCGGCATCGGCCGCGGCCTCGCCGCCACCGCGATCATCTGGCTGGTCAGCGGGGTCGGGGTGTGGGTGTTCTCCCCGTCGCTGTCGGTGACCGTCGGTGCCTCTGGCCTGATCTTCGGGTGGCTGGTCTACCTGCTCGTCCGTGGCTTCTTCACCCGGTCGGCCTGGGACATCATCCTCGGCCTCACGCTCTTCTTCCTCTACGGCGGCGTGCTGCTCGGGGTCCTGCCCGGCCAGCCCGGCATCTCCTGGCAGGCGCACCTGTTCGGTGCGGTCGGCGGCGGGATCGCCGCGATGATGCTGGCGGAGCGCCGCCCCTCGCAGCGGCAGCTCGAGTACTACGGGTGAGGCTGCTCCTGGGCCCTGACGCCCCCCGGGACGTCGCCGTCGACGACCTCGCCGGCCTGTACGCCCGCCCGGCCGACGCGCCCGACGGCCCGTGGATCCGCGCCTGCATGATCTCGTCCCTGGACGGCGCGGCCACCGGCCCCGACGGCCTCAGCGGCGGGCTCAACAACGAGCCCGACCACGCCGTCTTCGGCGCCCTCCGCGGTCTGGTCGACGCGGTCCTCGTCGGCGCCGGCACGGCGCGCGACGAGGGGTACGGCCCGGCTGACGTCCCGATCGTGCTGCTCAGTCGGGGCGGCCGCGTGCCCGACGGGCTGCGGGACGCCGAGCCCGGGCGGGTCGTCATGGTGGTGCCCGCCGGCGCCGAGCACCTCGGCGAGGCCGAGCAGGTGCTCGGCGCCGACAACGTATGGGTGGTGGGCGAGGACGAGATCGACTTCGCCGCCCTGCGCGACCGGATGACTGCGGCCGGATGGCGCGAGGTCACCTGCGAGGGAGGACCGACCACGTTGGCGGCCCTGCTGGCCGCAGGACTCATCGACGAGGTCGCAGCCACGGTGGTCCCGCGGGTCCTGGCCGGCGAGCACGCGCGGATGTCGATGGGTCCGGACGTCGACGTCGACCTGGACCTAATCTCGTTGCTCGAGCAGGACGGCACCCTGCTGGGACGGTGGCGCGTGCGCCGCTGAGCGACTCATCCGAGGTCGTCGCGACCAGCGACCGGGACCACGGTCAGGTTCACCTTCTGCTCCCGCAGCTGCCGCTGCTCGGCCACGGGTAACCCGTCATCGACCAGGACGTGGTCGAAGGCGGTGAGCGGCGCGAGGTGGTGCAGTCCGCGGCGGTCGAACTTGGAGGAGTCGACCAGCAGCACGCTGGTCTCAGCGGCTGCCATCATCGCCCGCTTCACCGCCACGGTCTCCTGGGACTGGTGGTAGCAGTGGCCGCGGCGCACTGCCGTGGTCGAGGAGATCAGGACGTCGGCGCGCAGGCTCGCGAGGGCCTCGACGGTGCGCAGCCCCAGGAACGCGTCGTAGGCGGCGAAGTAGGAGCCCCCGAGAGCGATCAGCTCCACCCCCGGCTCACCGGTGAGTCGGTTCACCAGGGGCAGGAAGTGCGTCACGACGGTCAGCGGCGCCCGCGCCGCCACCAGGTCGGCCATCGCCAGCGCAGTGGTGCTCTCGTCCATCAGCACCGCCTGACCAGGCTCGATGTGACGCACCGCCGCGCGGGCCAGGGCCTGTTTGGCCGCGGTCATCGTGCCGAGCCGGTGGCGCACGTCGCCGTGGTGCATCGAGGACGGCACCGCGGTCGCCCCGCCGCGGACCTTGCGGAGCCATCCGTGGCTCTGCAGGTCCTCGAGGTCGCGGTGGATGGTCATCGCGCTGACGCCGTGCTCGGCTGCGAGCGCGTCGATGCGGACGAAGCCGGCGTCGGCGACCCGGGCCCGGATCTGGTCCCGGCGGCTCCGGGGGCGGTCCATGCTCCCCTTCATCGCGGGCCACCCAGCCTTGCGCGGATGTGAGGCGAGATGTGATCACACACGTACCCAGGGTGCTCGTCTGCCCGGTCGACCGGGGCCGGGTCTGGGTCCGCGACCCGTCCTCGGGCCAGGTCAGATGGGGTTTTGTCGCCCGAGGCTGCAACCCCGCCCGCCCCACCCTGCCCGTCGTACCTCACACCTGTCCGCCCGTCGCTGCGTCCTCTGGTGAGGACTTCATGGGATCTCTTGACGCTGTCATCACACCACACTGTGCTGTCGATCACACCGCTCGTGACCCGAGGAGTCCTTCCATGCGCACACCGTCCCGTCCCGCCCGCCGCGCAGCCCTGGCCGCCACCACCGTCCTGACCCTCACCGGCCTGCTCGCCGGCTGCGCCGACGAGGGTGGCTCGACCGCGAGCGGCGGCGGTGGGGCCGCCGACCCGAACCAGGCCTCGGTCGCGTTCCTGATGCCCGACCTCGCCTCGACCCGATACGAGCTCTACGACGCCCCGCTCTTCACCGAGAAGATGGGCGAGCTGTGCCCCGACTGCACGGTGATCTACCAGAACGCCGACAGCAGTGCCGCGACCCAGCAGGAGCAGGCCAACTCGGCGCTCGCCCAGGGCGCCAGCGCGATCGTGCTCGACCCCGTCGACTCCGCTGCCGCGGCCACCATCGTGCAGACCGCGCAGTCCCAGGGAGTCCCGGTCATCGCCTACGACCGGCCGATCCCCGACCGTGCAGCCGACTTCTACGTCTCGTTCGACAACGAGGCGATCGGCGCCAGCATCGCCGAGTCGCTGGTGGAGTACCTCGACGCCGAGGGGATCCAGGGCGGCCTGCTCCAGGTCAACGGCTCGCCCACCGACGCCGCCGCCGGGCTGATCAAGGACGGCGCCACCAGCGCCGTGGAGTCCAGCGACTTCGAGGTCCTCGCCGAGTACGACACCCCCGACTGGACCCCCAGCCGCGCCCAGGACTGGGTCTCGGGCCAGGTCAGCAAGTACGGCGACGAGATCGCCGGCGTGGTCGCGGCCAACGACGGGACGGGCGGCGGCGCGATCGCGGCCTTCAAGGCCGCCGGCGCCCCGGTCCCACCGGTCACCGGCAACGACTTCGAGCTGGCGGCCGCGCAGCGGATCGCGGCCGGCGACCAGTACAACACCATCAGCAAGCCCATCAAGACCGTCGCCGAGGCCGCCGCCGACGTCGCCTGGGCCTTCGTCAACGGCGAGGAGCCCGAGGCCGACACCACGCTCTTCGACACGCCCTCGCAGCTCTTCGAGCCCACCGTGGTCACCCAGGACAACCTCGCGGAGGTGCTCGGGGGCGCCGACGCCCCGTTCACCGTCGAGGACGTGTGCACCGCGGAGTACCGCGCCGACTGCGAGAAGCTGGGGCTGCTGTGACCACCCCGGCCACCGCCGGTCTGGCGCCGGCAGCGCCGGACCAGGCCGGGGACGTCGTGCTCGACCTGCAGGGCATCAGCAAGTCCTTCGGTGCCGTCGCCGCGCTCACCGACGTCGACCTCGACGTCCGCCGCGGCGAGGTCGTGGCCGTCGTCGGCGACAACGGCGCCGGCAAGTCGACCCTCGTCAAGGTGCTCTCGGGCGTCCACGCCGCCGATGCCGGCCAGATCTCCTTCGACGGGCGGCCGGTGCGGATCGCCTCGCCGGCCGATGCCCGCGACCTCGGCATCGCCACCGTCTTCCAGGACCTGGCGCTCTGCGAGAACCTCAACGTCGTCCAGAACCTCTTCCTCGGCTCCGAGCTGCGCGGGCTACGGCTCGACGAGGTGCAGATGGAGGTCCGCAGCTGGGAGCTGCTGCGCCAGCTCTCGGCCAAGATCCCGACGGTCCACGTGCCGGTGGCTGCACTCTCCGGCGGGCAGCGTCAGACCGTCGCCATCGCCCGCTCCCTGCTCGGCGACCCCACCGTCGTCATCCTCGACGAGCCCACCGCCGCCCTCGGCGTCGCCCAGACCGCCGAGGTCCTCAACCTCGTCGACCGGCTCCGGGAGAACGGTCACGGCGTGGTGATGATCAGCCACAACATGGAGGACGTCCAGGCCGTCGCGGACCGCGTCGCGGTGCTGCGCCTGGGGCGCAACAACGGCACCTTCGACGTCGGCTCGACCAGCGTCGAGGAGGTCATCGCCGCCATCACCGGCGCCACCGACAACGCCGTGACCCGCCGCCGTGTCCGGTCGCGCGAGCCCCGGCCGACCGACCCGCCCGTCCCCACGGAGGAGACCCGATGACCGCCGACACCAGCACCGGAACCAGCGCCGGGACCGACACCCGCCCCACCGACCGCCAGGACGAGCGCCTCACCCAGGCCACCGGCCTCGGCGGAGCCGCCCGGGCGCAGCTCGACCGGCTGCGCGCCGGCGACCTCGGTGTCGTCCCGGTGATCGGCGGGCTGGTCGTGATCGCGGTGGTCCTCCAGCTGCTCAACCCGGTGTTCTTGTCCAGCACCAACCTGGTCAACCTTCTCCTGGAGTCGGTGCCGGTCGGGATGATCGCGCTGGGCATCGTGGTCGTGCTCCTCGTCGGGCAGATAGACCTGTCGGTCGGCTCGGTCAGCGGGCTGTCCGCGGCCACCCTCGCCGTGCTCTTCGTCGACCAGGGCCAACCCGCGCTCGTCGCGCTGCTCGCCGCTGTGCTGTCGGGGACCGTGATCGGGCTGTTCTACGGGTTCGTCTTCACCCGCTTCGGCATCCCCAGCTTCGTGATCTCGCTGGCCGGGCTGCTCGGGTTCCTCGGCCTGCAGCTCTACGTGCTGCGCGGGATCGGGTCGATCAACCTGCCCTTCGACTCCCAGCTGGTCTACTTCGCCCAGCTGGCCTTCCTCCCGGCGTGGCTCAGCTACGTGCTGGTCGCCGCCGTCGCGGCCGGGCTGCTGCTCACCGGGCTGGGCCGGTCCCGTGAGCGCCGCGCCGCCGGGCTCTCGGGTGCCTCGACCACCTTCGTGGTCGTCCGCTCCGTGCTCGTCCTGATCGTCGCCGGCGCCGCGGTCGCGTACCTCAACACCGCCCGGGGCCTGGGCTGGATGGTCGTGCTGTTCGTCGCCCTCGTCCTGGTCATGCACTACGTGCTGACCCGCACCAAGTACGGCACCTACCTCTTCGCCGTCGGTGGCAACGTCGAGGCCGCCCGCCGGGCCGGGATCGATGTCCGCCGCGTCTACGTCGGGGCGTTCGTCACCTGCTCGACCCTGGCCGCGCTCGGCGGGGTGCTCGCCGCCTCCCGTCTGGCAGCCGCCAACCAGAGCACCGGCACGGGCGACGTGAACCTGAACGCCATCGCCGCCGCAGTGATCGGCGGGACCTCGTTGTTCGGGGGCCGCGGCACGACCTTCGCCGCGCTGCTCGGGATCCTCGTCATCCAGTCGATCTCCAGCGGACTGACCCTGCTGAACCTCGACTCGTCCTTCCGGTTCATGGTCACCGGCGCGGTGCTGCTGCTGGCCGTCGGTGTCGACTCCGTGGCCCGGGCCTCCCGCGCCAGCCACGGACGCGGGTGAGACCCGTGTCCCACACGACCGAGCAGAGGAGAGTGCAGCGATGAGCGTGGTGACGATCAGCGTCGACGTCGGGACCAGCGTGGTGAAGGCGGTCGGCTACGACGCCGACGGCCAGGAGACCGGGGTGGCCCGCCGGGCCTCCCAGGTCGACCGCCCCGGCCCCGGCCGCGCCGAGCAGGACGTCGAGGCCGTACGCCGCCGCGTGCTCGACGTGGTCGAGGAGGTGGCCCGGTCCGGGGGCGGCTCGGAGGAGGTCGACCTGGTCTCGGTCACCGCCCAGGGAGACGGCTGCTGGCTGGTGGACGCGGACGGCGCCCCGACCGGCACCGGACTGCTGTGGAACGACGGTCGCGCCGGCGCGCAGGTGCGGACCTGGCAGGCCGACGGGGTGCTGGCCGATGGGTTTGCCCGCACCGGGTCGATGACCTTCTCCGGGCT
This window encodes:
- the folP gene encoding dihydropteroate synthase produces the protein MLRLGRHVFTDDTTLMMAIVNRTPDSFYDRGATWAEDRAFERVQLVVEQGAEIVDIGGIKAAPGAEVDATEEKARVVDFVGRVREAYPSLVISVDTWRAEVGDAVCRAGADVLNDAWSGADPELVDVAATHDVALICTHTGGAVPRTRPYRVEYDDVVAAAIADTTAYAERALAAGVARESVVIDPAHDFGKNTFHSLELTRRLGEMVDTGWPVLVSLSNKDFVGETLDKPVGERLLGTLAATAVCATAGARIYRVHEVVETRQVVDMAWSIAGRRLPARAIRGLQ
- a CDS encoding rhomboid family intramembrane serine protease yields the protein MSLHQTPQHQRTPDWVRAAIWAGGFVALLWVLEGVDKVAFNESLDGEGIRPRSEEGLLGILLAPFLHGGWGHLVANTLPALVLGYLVLASGIGRGLAATAIIWLVSGVGVWVFSPSLSVTVGASGLIFGWLVYLLVRGFFTRSAWDIILGLTLFFLYGGVLLGVLPGQPGISWQAHLFGAVGGGIAAMMLAERRPSQRQLEYYG
- a CDS encoding dihydrofolate reductase family protein, producing the protein MRLLLGPDAPRDVAVDDLAGLYARPADAPDGPWIRACMISSLDGAATGPDGLSGGLNNEPDHAVFGALRGLVDAVLVGAGTARDEGYGPADVPIVLLSRGGRVPDGLRDAEPGRVVMVVPAGAEHLGEAEQVLGADNVWVVGEDEIDFAALRDRMTAAGWREVTCEGGPTTLAALLAAGLIDEVAATVVPRVLAGEHARMSMGPDVDVDLDLISLLEQDGTLLGRWRVRR
- a CDS encoding DeoR/GlpR family DNA-binding transcription regulator is translated as MDRPRSRRDQIRARVADAGFVRIDALAAEHGVSAMTIHRDLEDLQSHGWLRKVRGGATAVPSSMHHGDVRHRLGTMTAAKQALARAAVRHIEPGQAVLMDESTTALAMADLVAARAPLTVVTHFLPLVNRLTGEPGVELIALGGSYFAAYDAFLGLRTVEALASLRADVLISSTTAVRRGHCYHQSQETVAVKRAMMAAAETSVLLVDSSKFDRRGLHHLAPLTAFDHVLVDDGLPVAEQRQLREQKVNLTVVPVAGRDDLG
- a CDS encoding substrate-binding domain-containing protein — protein: MRTPSRPARRAALAATTVLTLTGLLAGCADEGGSTASGGGGAADPNQASVAFLMPDLASTRYELYDAPLFTEKMGELCPDCTVIYQNADSSAATQQEQANSALAQGASAIVLDPVDSAAAATIVQTAQSQGVPVIAYDRPIPDRAADFYVSFDNEAIGASIAESLVEYLDAEGIQGGLLQVNGSPTDAAAGLIKDGATSAVESSDFEVLAEYDTPDWTPSRAQDWVSGQVSKYGDEIAGVVAANDGTGGGAIAAFKAAGAPVPPVTGNDFELAAAQRIAAGDQYNTISKPIKTVAEAAADVAWAFVNGEEPEADTTLFDTPSQLFEPTVVTQDNLAEVLGGADAPFTVEDVCTAEYRADCEKLGLL
- a CDS encoding ATP-binding cassette domain-containing protein — encoded protein: MTTPATAGLAPAAPDQAGDVVLDLQGISKSFGAVAALTDVDLDVRRGEVVAVVGDNGAGKSTLVKVLSGVHAADAGQISFDGRPVRIASPADARDLGIATVFQDLALCENLNVVQNLFLGSELRGLRLDEVQMEVRSWELLRQLSAKIPTVHVPVAALSGGQRQTVAIARSLLGDPTVVILDEPTAALGVAQTAEVLNLVDRLRENGHGVVMISHNMEDVQAVADRVAVLRLGRNNGTFDVGSTSVEEVIAAITGATDNAVTRRRVRSREPRPTDPPVPTEETR
- a CDS encoding sugar ABC transporter permease — its product is MTADTSTGTSAGTDTRPTDRQDERLTQATGLGGAARAQLDRLRAGDLGVVPVIGGLVVIAVVLQLLNPVFLSSTNLVNLLLESVPVGMIALGIVVVLLVGQIDLSVGSVSGLSAATLAVLFVDQGQPALVALLAAVLSGTVIGLFYGFVFTRFGIPSFVISLAGLLGFLGLQLYVLRGIGSINLPFDSQLVYFAQLAFLPAWLSYVLVAAVAAGLLLTGLGRSRERRAAGLSGASTTFVVVRSVLVLIVAGAAVAYLNTARGLGWMVVLFVALVLVMHYVLTRTKYGTYLFAVGGNVEAARRAGIDVRRVYVGAFVTCSTLAALGGVLAASRLAAANQSTGTGDVNLNAIAAAVIGGTSLFGGRGTTFAALLGILVIQSISSGLTLLNLDSSFRFMVTGAVLLLAVGVDSVARASRASHGRG